The proteins below are encoded in one region of Macaca nemestrina isolate mMacNem1 chromosome 10, mMacNem.hap1, whole genome shotgun sequence:
- the LOC105484136 gene encoding 10 kDa heat shock protein, mitochondrial → MAGQAFRKFLPLFDRVLVERSAAETVTKGGIMLPEKSQGKVLQATVVAVGSGSKGKGGEIQPVSVKVGDKVLLPEYGGTKVVLDDKDYFLFRDGDILGKYLD, encoded by the coding sequence ATGGCAGGACAAGCGTTTAGAAAGTTTCTTCCACTCTTTGACCGAGTATTGGTTGAAAGGAGTGCTGCTGAAACTGTAACCAAAGGAGGCATTATGCTTCCAGAAAAATCTCAAGGAAAAGTATTGCAAGCAACAGTAGTCGCTGTTGGATCGGGTTCTAAAGGAAAGGGTGGAGAGATTCAACCGGTTAGCGTGAAAGTTGGAGATAAAGTTCTTCTGCCAGAGTATGGAGGCACCAAAGTAGTTCTAGATGACAAGGATTATTTCCTATTTAGAGATGGTGACATTCTTGGAAAGTACCTAGACTGA